The Camelina sativa cultivar DH55 chromosome 14, Cs, whole genome shotgun sequence genome includes a window with the following:
- the LOC104742830 gene encoding receptor-like protein 12 produces the protein MVTTIVLVRDEDDALRDQEGHLRNEQGRKLDVEGNVIAEPVVNQQAVADEEKQQQGNNFTRTYGNSSYQSPHPQTPSESRMEAMLEQLLQGQENMTVTFNGKIDNVYTELTGRIDALNVHVKQLESQVAQTAGSKQQQGNNFTRTYGNSSYQSPHPQTPSESRMEAMLEQLLQGQENMTVTFNGKIDNVYTELTGRIDALNVHVKQLESQVAQTAGSVKRDALLEFKSEFSIQKPVGYLVVSYGSSYPKTESWVNRSDCCSWDGITCAAKSGKVIGLDLSSSNLHGPLKSKSSLFRMRHLRDLNLAYNNFTGSPIPAEFDKLMELKRLNLSWSSLSGKIPINLLQLTKLVSLDLSSSLDYDGSSFLSIDGSFLHLLAQNLRNLRKLDMSNVNISIPHEFSNMRSLRSLHLTNCNLSGEFPSSVLLIPSLQSIRLSLNPNLRGNLPMFRENNSLVEMSTKGTAFSGLIPDSISRLKHLTSLTLSVSKFSGKIPISLGNLSHLSILDLGGNNFVGEIPSSIGNLKQLTVFDVSSNKLNGNLPISILNFTQLRRLWLSPNQFTGFLPPNISQFSKLESFLGGDDSFTGAILSSLLKIPSLTRIYLSYNKFSDLTGIGNISLLPNLLRLGISSIESKNYKVIGPGVDLNVFSPLKKLHSLSLSRIPLSTTNITSDSDFLPNLAYLDLRGCNIIEFPEFIRNGRKLQTLDLSNNKIKGQVPDWLWRLPKLFQLNLSNNSLSGFNGSSQVSLESQISTVYLSSNAFQGPLFIPSSQRLYYFSGSKNNFTGEIPRSVCGLSTLAVLDLSNNNLNGSIPRCLETMVINHLSDLDLRNNSLSGILPEIFQNAKSLITLDVSQNRLEGKMPASLGGCSALQVLNVGSNTFNDIFPFHLKSLQKLQVFILRSNKFNGTLHNSDGVWFGFPQLKIIDVSYNDFFGTLPSDYFLNWTAMSSKRDDNIELEYINSGNSYYSLVLMSKGVAMEMECILTIYTSIDFSGNQLHGPIPDSVGLLTELLILNLSSNAFTGHIPSTLVNLTNLESLDLSQNKISGEIPPELGALSSLEVINVSHNQLVGSIPQGTQFQRQNCSSYEGNPGLNGPSLKDVCRDIKALAPPQSELMESKEEEEEESFSWNAAGLGFAPGVVFGLAMGYIAVSYKHEWFMKRFGRNKRQSIRTR, from the exons ATGGTTACCACAATCGTTCTGGTTCGTGATGAGGATGATGctttgagagatcaagagggccacttgcgcaatgagcagggccgaAAGCTTGATGTAgagggcaatgtgattgctgaacCAGTTGTCAACCAGCAAGCTGTTGCCGATGAGGAG aagcagcaacaagggAACAACTTCACAAGGACTTATGGAAACTCTTCCTATCAATCTCCACATCCACAAACtccttctgagagtagaatggaggccatgcttgagcagcttcttCAAGGACAAGAGAatatgacagtgacattcaatgggaagattgataatgtctacacaGAGCTTACTGGAAGGATTGATGCACTGAATGTACATGTTAAGCAATTGGAGAGTCAAGTGGCACAGACTGCTGGATCT aagcagcaacaagggAACAACTTCACAAGGACTTATGGAAACTCTTCCTATCAATCTCCACATCCACAAACtccttctgagagtagaatggaggccatgcttgagcagcttcttCAAGGACAAGAGAatatgacagtgacattcaatgggaagattgataatgtctacacaGAGCTTACTGGAAGGATTGATGCACTGAATGTACATGTTAAGCAATTGGAGAGTCAAGTGGCACAGACTGCTGGATCTGTTAAaag GGATGCTCTTCTTGAGTTCAAGAGTGAGTTTTCGATCCAGAAGCCTGTTGGGTATTTGGTTGTTTCATATGGGTCCTCTTATCCAAAGACAGAATCATGGGTGAACAGAAGTGACTGTTGTTCTTGGGATGGTATCACCTGTGCTGCTAAGTCGGGCAAAGTGATCGGGCTAGACCTTAGTTCCAGCAACCTCCATGGCCCGCTTAAATCCAAGAGCAGTCTTTTCAGAATGCGTCATCTCCGTGATTTGAACCTTGCTTACAACAACTTCACCGGTTCGCCAATCCCAGCTGAATTTGACAAACTCATGGAGCTAAAAAGACTTAATCTCTCCTGGTCTTCACTATCAGGCAAAATTCCAATCAACCTTCTTCAGCTAACCAAGTTGGTGTCTCtcgatctttcttcttctcttgattATGATGGTTCTTCGTTTTTATCCATTGATGGATCCTTTCTTCATCTACTTGCTCAAAATTTGAGGAATCTTAGAAAACTGGATATGAGCAATGTAAACATTTCTATCCCCCATGAGTTTTCAAACATGCGATCTCTAAGGTCACTACATCTTACCAACTGCAACCTGTCTGGAGAGTTTCCAAGTAGTGTTCTTCTGATACCGAGCTTACAGTCCATTAGATTAAGCTTAAATCCAAATCTAAGAGGCAATCTTCCCATGTTTCGTGAAAATAACTCTTTAGTAGAGATGTCCACTAAAGGCACAGCCTTTTCAGGTCTCATACCCGACTCCATTAGCAGGCTCAAACATTTGACTTCTTTGACCCTTTCCGTCTCTAAGTTCTCAGGAAAGATTCCGATTTCACTTGGGAACCTTTCTCATCTCTCTATTCTCGATCTTGGTGGGAATAATTTTGTTGGTGAAATCCCATCTTCAATTGGCAATCTAAAACAATTGACTGTTTTTGATGTTAGCTCTAACAAGCTCAATGGAAATTTGCCAATTTCGATACTCAATTTTACCCAACTACGTAGACTCTGGCTCTCTCCAAATCAGTTCACAGGTTTCCTTCCACCAAACATCAGCCAATTCTCCAAATTAGAGTCTTTTTTGGGTGGAGATGATTCTTTTACAGGAGCCATTCTTTCATCCCTACTCAAGATTCCCTCATTGACCCGAATCTATTTGAGTTATAACAAATTCAGCGATTTGACTGGGATTGGGAATATCTCTCTGTTACCTAATTTACTACGATTGGGAATATCTTCTATTGAAAGTAAAAATTACAAAGTCATTGGTCCAGGAGTTGACTTAAATGTCTTCTCGCCTCTTAAGAAGCTTCACTCGTTATCTCTCTCACGCATTCCTCTTTCAACAACAAACATCACTTCTGATTCGGATTTTCTACCAAATTTGGCATATTTGGACTTGCGAGGCTGCAACATCATTGAGTTCCCTGAGTTCATAAGAAATGGAAGAAAACTACAAACACTAGatctttccaacaacaaaatcaaaggtcAAGTACCAGACTGGTTGTGGAGACTGCCAAAGTTGTTCCAGTTGAATCTCTCTAACAACTCTCTCAGTGGTTTCAATGGATCCTCACAAGTTTCTCTTGAGAGTCAAATCAGTACTGTTTATCTAAGCTCAAATGCTTTCCAAGGACCACTGTTCATCCCATCCTCCCAGCGTCTCTATTATTTTTCGGGTTCTAAGAATAACTTCACTGGAGAGATCCCTCGATCAGTATGTGGACTAAGCACTCTAGCAGTTCTAGATCTATCAAACAACAACCTCAACGGCTCAATTCCTAGATGTTTAGAGACTATGGTGATCAATCATCTTTCAGATCTAGATCTCCGTAACAACAGTCTCAGCGGCATTCTTCCCGAAATATTTCAGAATGCCAAGAGCTTAATAACACTTGACGTCAGTCAAAACCGATTAGAGGGCAAAATGCCAGCTTCTCTTGGTGGTTGCTCTGCCTTGCAAGTTTTGAACGTGGGAAGCAACACATtcaatgacatttttcccttcCACTTGAAATCTTTGCAAAAGCTTCAAGTTTTCATCCTCCGCTCTAACAAGTTTAATGGCACATTACATAATTCTGATGGGGTTTGGTTTGGATTTCCTCAGTTGAAAATCATTGATGTATCATATAATGACTTCTTTGGTACATTGCCATCTGATTACTTTTTGAACTGGACTGCGATGTCCTCTAAGAGAGATGATAATATAGAATTAGAGTACATTAATTCAGGAAACTCCTACTATTCACTTGTGTTGATGAGTAAAGGAGTAGCAATGGAGATGGAATGTATCCTTACAATCTACACATCCATCGATTTTTCAGGAAATCAACTCCATGGACCTATTCCTGATTCCGTTGGTCTACTGACGGAGCTACTTATTCTCAACTTGTCAAGCAATGCTTTCACCGGCCACATCCCATCTACTTTGGTAAACTTGACGAATCTTGAGTCACTCGACCTATCTCAAAACAAGATTTCTGGTGAAATTCCTCCTGAGCTTGGGGCACTCTCTTCTCTCGAAGTGATAAACGTGTCACATAACCAGCTTGTAGGTTCCATTCCACAAGGCACACAATTTCAACGACAAAATTGCTCCTCCTATGAAGGAAACCCCGGACTTAATGGTCCTTCCCTTAAGGATGTTTGCAGAGATATCAAAGCGCTAGCACCACCACAATCCGAACTGATGgagtcaaaagaagaagaagaagaagaatcattcaGTTGGAACGCAGCAGGTTTAGGCTTTGCACCTGGAGTTGTATTTGGGCTGGCGATGGGATACATAGCAGTTTCATACAAGCATGAGTGGTTCATGAAGAGATTTGGCCGAAACAAGCGACAAAGCATCAGAACTCGTTAA